The following are encoded together in the Bradyrhizobium genosp. L genome:
- a CDS encoding alkane 1-monooxygenase — MIFTGTNAAGETITYRDGKRYLWMLSFIPPLVPLLSYWLFLETQNPVMTLIPFVFIFGLIPLLDAVIGEDTHNPPAEVVAAMEADPYYLRLARVTVLFPWVNYVALIAFFGTQQLPWWSYVALLLGVGTIDGGALLVGHELGHKPDRLNTVFGMLANNAVGYAHFRIEHNRGHHTWVATPEDPASARFGESIYAFALRELPGAFKRGWRNEAERLSKRGEPVWSVNNEILQGFALTLVVAAALIALFGWKVAPFIVAHHFLGWYALTQANYVEHYGLLREKLPNGRYQAVEPRHSWNTNHIVSNLMTLHLQRHSDHHANPMRPYQSLRDFDDIPRLPNGYTGMFGLAAIPPLWFRVMDPKTLAWAGGDQSKLNLRDQPAGV; from the coding sequence CACCAATGCGGCCGGCGAGACGATCACCTATCGCGACGGCAAGCGTTATCTGTGGATGCTCTCCTTCATTCCGCCGCTGGTTCCGCTGCTGTCCTACTGGCTGTTTCTGGAAACGCAGAATCCGGTGATGACGCTGATCCCCTTCGTCTTCATCTTCGGCCTGATCCCGCTGCTCGATGCCGTGATCGGCGAGGACACGCATAATCCGCCGGCGGAGGTGGTCGCGGCCATGGAGGCCGATCCCTATTATCTGCGGCTTGCGCGCGTCACCGTGCTGTTTCCCTGGGTGAACTACGTCGCGCTGATCGCCTTCTTCGGCACGCAGCAACTGCCGTGGTGGTCCTATGTCGCGCTGTTGCTCGGTGTCGGCACCATCGACGGCGGCGCGCTTCTGGTCGGGCACGAGCTCGGCCACAAGCCGGATCGGCTCAACACCGTCTTCGGCATGCTTGCCAACAATGCGGTGGGTTATGCCCATTTCCGCATCGAGCACAATCGCGGCCATCACACCTGGGTCGCGACCCCCGAGGATCCCGCCAGCGCGCGCTTCGGGGAATCGATCTATGCATTTGCGCTGCGCGAGCTCCCGGGCGCGTTCAAGCGCGGCTGGCGCAATGAAGCCGAGCGGCTGAGCAAGCGCGGCGAGCCGGTCTGGTCCGTCAACAACGAGATCCTGCAGGGCTTTGCGCTGACGCTGGTGGTCGCCGCAGCGCTGATCGCATTGTTCGGCTGGAAGGTCGCGCCGTTCATCGTCGCGCATCATTTCCTCGGCTGGTATGCGCTGACCCAGGCCAATTATGTCGAGCACTACGGGCTGTTGCGCGAGAAGCTGCCGAACGGCCGCTACCAGGCGGTCGAGCCGCGCCACTCCTGGAACACCAACCACATCGTCTCCAACCTGATGACGCTGCATCTGCAGCGGCATTCCGACCACCACGCCAATCCGATGCGCCCCTACCAGTCGCTGCGCGATTTCGACGACATCCCGCGGCTGCCGAACGGCTACACCGGCATGTTCGGATTAGCTGCGATCCCGCCGCTGTGGTTTCGCGTGATGGACCCGAAGACGCTGGCCTGGGCCGGCGGCGACCAGAGCAAGCTGAATTTGCGTGATCAGCCCGCGGGCGTATGA
- a CDS encoding FkbM family methyltransferase, whose product MVCDIGANKGSFTYWLSRWNPAGRVIAFEPQKDLAGRLAQVCSSARLRNVLVEPKAVAAESGIRELCIPDGHQSGASLNPNVMPDVPHARATVTAVSLDEYFYTSDDRISVLKIDVEGVELDVLRGAARILQRRAPLLVFECENRHLGGGSVHDVFAHLEAIGYRGRFALNGRLHPIEEFDAAIHQRQVGEWFWKQPGYCNNFVFAASR is encoded by the coding sequence GTGGTCTGCGACATCGGAGCCAACAAGGGCAGCTTCACCTACTGGCTGTCGCGCTGGAATCCCGCCGGCCGCGTGATCGCGTTCGAGCCGCAGAAAGACCTTGCCGGCCGGCTGGCCCAGGTCTGCAGTTCGGCCCGCTTGCGAAACGTGCTGGTCGAACCCAAGGCGGTCGCCGCCGAATCCGGCATCCGGGAGCTATGCATTCCCGACGGGCATCAATCCGGCGCCTCGCTCAATCCGAACGTGATGCCCGACGTGCCGCACGCGCGTGCGACCGTGACCGCGGTGTCGCTCGACGAATATTTCTACACCAGCGATGACCGGATATCGGTGCTGAAGATCGATGTCGAGGGCGTCGAGCTCGACGTGCTGCGCGGCGCGGCGCGCATTCTGCAGCGCCGCGCGCCGCTCCTGGTCTTCGAGTGCGAGAACCGGCACCTCGGGGGTGGCAGCGTCCATGACGTTTTCGCCCACCTGGAAGCGATCGGATATCGCGGGCGCTTCGCCCTGAACGGACGGCTGCATCCGATCGAGGAGTTCGACGCGGCCATCCATCAGCGGCAGGTCGGCGAATGGTTCTGGAAGCAACCCGGCTACTGCAACAATTTCGTCTTCGCCGCGTCGAGGTAG
- a CDS encoding ACT domain-containing protein: MVGERNLKALLRDMKPEMRDGVFVFCTIAAGERLPAIVTPLLTFHEQEGITLVVLRDEAERAGLRHQFASRLLTLTVHSSLEAVGFLAAISARLAEAGISVNAVSAFHHDHLFVPEHRADEALAVLQDLSERARG, encoded by the coding sequence GTGGTCGGCGAACGCAATCTCAAGGCGCTGTTGCGGGACATGAAGCCGGAAATGCGGGACGGCGTATTCGTGTTCTGCACGATCGCCGCAGGCGAGCGCCTTCCGGCCATCGTCACGCCGTTGCTGACCTTTCATGAACAGGAAGGCATCACCCTCGTCGTGCTGCGGGACGAGGCGGAACGCGCCGGTCTGCGCCATCAATTCGCCTCGCGCCTGCTGACGCTGACGGTGCACTCCTCACTGGAGGCGGTCGGCTTTCTGGCCGCGATCTCGGCGCGCCTCGCCGAGGCCGGCATCTCCGTCAACGCGGTGTCGGCGTTCCATCACGACCACCTGTTCGTGCCTGAACACCGGGCGGATGAAGCTCTCGCCGTTTTGCAGGACCTGTCTGAGCGGGCGCGTGGGTGA
- a CDS encoding serine hydrolase domain-containing protein: MLRLRVRSAYGIALAAGKVPPPEAKLYEQFPEYPDLAREEGRDRITIHHVLSMTLGLDWDELTIPYGSDLRNSEIAMEAASDRYRFILERPVIAEPGTRWSYCGGATALLGHLISKGTGEPLLAYCRRVLFDPLGCGPVDWAKGRGDGQYRAASGLRLLPRDLLKIGELARAGGRWGGAQIVPREWLKRSASPAAVIEGSFRYGYHWYLGASAASPQRVEPWIGGIGWGGQRLYIVPGLDLVIAQCCGNYDKPNREQRRINDAIISDVVLPGFI; the protein is encoded by the coding sequence TTGCTGCGGCTGCGGGTCCGTTCGGCCTATGGCATTGCGCTCGCGGCCGGCAAGGTGCCGCCACCGGAGGCGAAGCTCTACGAGCAGTTTCCGGAATATCCCGATCTCGCGCGAGAAGAAGGCCGCGATCGCATCACGATCCATCATGTGCTGTCGATGACGCTCGGGCTCGACTGGGATGAACTGACGATTCCCTACGGCAGCGACCTGCGCAATTCCGAGATCGCGATGGAGGCGGCCTCCGATCGCTACCGCTTCATCCTGGAGCGGCCTGTTATTGCCGAGCCCGGCACCAGATGGTCGTATTGCGGCGGCGCCACCGCGCTGCTCGGGCATCTGATCTCGAAGGGCACCGGCGAGCCGCTGCTCGCCTATTGCCGCCGCGTGCTGTTTGATCCGCTCGGATGCGGTCCGGTCGACTGGGCGAAAGGCCGTGGCGATGGCCAGTACCGCGCTGCCTCCGGCCTGCGCCTGTTGCCGCGCGATCTGCTCAAGATCGGCGAACTCGCCCGCGCCGGCGGCAGGTGGGGCGGCGCGCAGATCGTGCCGCGCGAATGGCTGAAGCGATCGGCGTCGCCGGCGGCCGTGATCGAAGGCAGTTTCCGCTACGGCTATCACTGGTATCTCGGCGCCTCTGCCGCATCACCGCAGCGCGTGGAACCCTGGATCGGCGGCATCGGCTGGGGCGGCCAGCGCCTCTACATCGTGCCGGGGTTAGACCTCGTCATTGCGCAATGCTGCGGCAATTACGACAAGCCAAACCGCGAGCAGCGGCGCATCAACGACGCCATCATCAGCGACGTCGTGCTGCCCGGTTTCATCTGA
- a CDS encoding bifunctional 5,10-methylenetetrahydrofolate dehydrogenase/5,10-methenyltetrahydrofolate cyclohydrolase, producing MTANILDGHAHAQILIDKIATELDRLPRAPGLAVVLVGCDPASQIYVQSKVRMAQRLGLRGEVERLADDASEADLLARIAALNAREDIDGILVQLPLPRHIDALRVMAAVDPAKDVDGLHALNAGRLFHGDDALVPCTPLGCLRLIKSIRPDLTGAHAVVIGSSNIVGKPMAALLLAEQATVTQVHIHTRDIERICRQADVLVSAVGKAGLVRGDWIKRDAIVIDVGTTRVAQADGGYAVRGDVSFDEAVEIASAITPVPRGVGPMTIACLMENTVKAAKARAARLQ from the coding sequence ATGACGGCGAACATTCTCGATGGGCACGCACACGCCCAGATTCTGATCGACAAGATTGCAACAGAGCTCGACCGGCTGCCCCGCGCGCCCGGACTTGCCGTGGTGCTGGTCGGCTGCGACCCGGCCAGCCAGATCTATGTCCAAAGCAAGGTCCGGATGGCCCAGCGCCTCGGCCTGCGCGGCGAGGTCGAACGTCTCGCCGATGATGCGAGCGAGGCCGATCTGCTGGCGCGGATCGCGGCGCTCAACGCGCGCGAGGATATCGACGGCATCCTCGTGCAGTTGCCGCTGCCTCGTCATATCGACGCCCTGCGCGTAATGGCCGCAGTCGATCCCGCCAAGGACGTCGACGGCCTGCACGCGCTCAACGCCGGCCGCCTGTTCCATGGCGACGATGCGCTGGTGCCGTGCACGCCGCTCGGCTGCCTGCGCCTGATCAAGTCGATCCGGCCCGATCTCACCGGCGCCCACGCCGTGGTGATCGGTAGCTCCAACATCGTCGGCAAGCCGATGGCCGCGCTGCTGCTGGCCGAGCAGGCGACCGTGACGCAGGTTCACATCCACACCCGTGACATCGAGCGCATCTGCCGGCAGGCCGATGTCCTGGTGAGCGCGGTGGGGAAGGCCGGGCTGGTGCGCGGCGACTGGATCAAGCGCGATGCCATCGTCATCGACGTCGGCACCACGCGCGTCGCGCAGGCGGACGGCGGCTACGCGGTGCGCGGCGACGTCTCCTTCGACGAGGCGGTCGAGATTGCCTCCGCCATCACGCCGGTGCCGCGCGGCGTCGGCCCGATGACGATCGCCTGCCTGATGGAGAACACGGTGAAAGCCGCCAAGGCGAGGGCGGCGCGGTTGCAGTAG
- a CDS encoding VOC family protein, translated as MPTVTWDVTWDHVHLRSPDPEATATWLRDVLGGEIIRGPGRIDVQLGGAKVFIAEVAPGDGVNAPPVTPYQGLDHFGLTVKDIDAVAAEIKAKGVTFTKEPTTIRPGVRICFIQGPQGISIELLERDKKYT; from the coding sequence ATGCCGACCGTCACGTGGGACGTTACCTGGGACCATGTCCATCTGCGCAGCCCGGACCCCGAGGCGACCGCGACATGGCTGCGCGACGTCCTCGGCGGCGAGATCATCCGCGGCCCCGGCCGGATCGACGTCCAGCTCGGCGGCGCCAAAGTGTTCATCGCCGAAGTCGCACCGGGCGACGGCGTCAACGCGCCGCCGGTCACGCCCTATCAGGGGCTCGATCATTTCGGGCTGACGGTCAAGGACATCGACGCCGTCGCCGCCGAAATCAAGGCCAAGGGCGTCACCTTCACCAAGGAGCCGACCACGATCCGTCCCGGCGTGCGCATCTGTTTCATCCAGGGGCCGCAGGGCATCTCGATCGAGCTCCTGGAGCGCGACAAGAAGTACACTTGA
- a CDS encoding GrlR family regulatory protein produces the protein MKNGLYSIHVTLLDGRVGKGSGVILFRDGQILGGDAYLYYTGSYTVKGDAFKGEVLVQRHTTPRETDNPLFGGPAPVGIGVTGSFTDTRATMNGTALVGKASLIFSATLHRLADIN, from the coding sequence ATGAAGAACGGGCTGTACTCAATTCACGTCACCCTGCTGGACGGGCGCGTCGGCAAGGGCAGTGGTGTGATTCTCTTCCGCGACGGCCAGATCCTGGGCGGCGATGCCTACCTCTATTACACCGGCAGCTACACGGTGAAGGGCGATGCCTTCAAGGGCGAGGTCCTGGTGCAGCGCCACACCACGCCGCGCGAAACCGACAATCCCTTGTTCGGCGGCCCGGCCCCGGTCGGCATCGGCGTGACCGGCAGCTTCACCGACACCCGCGCCACCATGAATGGCACCGCGCTGGTCGGCAAAGCGAGCCTGATCTTCAGCGCCACGCTGCACCGGCTCGCGGATATCAACTAG
- a CDS encoding PAS domain S-box protein yields MTAELPPNSQAPRAFSLSIGQLTFGSFLLVLAVIIITSTASVIAIRHIDTTFAELQRLQSVGDIAEDIDRRMNELRLAARDFVTEPGTHSVQVVEAAQSLSEILKKTRIELAPEQQDMIDGVTQRLSTYRGGIERISALLSRRAELLAGLPPLRDAFDKAVATSSDAALAAGLSEAQSRVATALLAHNTSAVEQAAQSMRAMAIADPALRGAVDNYAEALSAVAVREGQIADIDKEVLGEEGRLIQRVTELLRELSARRGHVLSRDFARTLAEAKWQSIVLGTAGVLIGLFAAALVVRRTVRPLAKIARSIRKVSGGEKDAFIPGADLDNEIGDIARAAEVFRQALVDADTAREAALRALAEQRLAEESYRKLFEASVEGIYVTTPGGTLLNANPALARMMGYGTPQDLMNGIDDIASTVYVDPAAREQYQALMQRDGVVRDYEYQVRSRDGTVLWLSDSATVVRDDDGREVIRYEGTVRDITDQKRAEDAIAEGRRLLQMVIDTVPAVINVKDRELRYVLMNRYMAGIFGIEPQEAIGKTTADLMSRYGAAKTDENDKRVLTARRELGFYEEEYQDSAGNMRQWLVNKLPILDGQGEIENIVSVALDIGERKRSEQEMRKAKDSAEAALRNLRETQNSLIEAEKLAALGRLVAGVAHEVNNPVGISLTVASALERKTALFGAQIERGDLRRSSLNEFIDTARDASSQLVANLNRAAELIQSFKQVAADRNYSDQRSFDLGDLTEQVVMSLRPGLRKHNLTLNVDCEPSLIMNSYPGPYGQVLTNLFLNAVAHAFPDGKAGEVDIQVRSSGKDNVEVLFSDNGCGMSLDVRRRAFDPFFTTRRDQGGTGLGLHIVYSIVTNRLGGRLNLDSEPGRGTRIQMILPRVAPLEQAAE; encoded by the coding sequence ATGACCGCTGAACTGCCGCCGAATTCGCAAGCACCGCGAGCGTTCTCCCTCTCGATCGGCCAGCTCACGTTCGGCAGCTTCCTGCTGGTGCTGGCTGTGATCATCATCACATCCACCGCCAGCGTGATCGCGATCCGGCATATCGATACGACCTTTGCCGAGCTGCAACGGCTGCAGAGCGTCGGCGATATCGCCGAAGACATCGACCGCCGCATGAACGAGCTGCGGCTGGCGGCGCGGGATTTCGTCACCGAGCCTGGTACCCATTCGGTGCAGGTGGTCGAGGCCGCGCAGTCGCTGAGCGAGATCCTGAAGAAGACCCGCATCGAACTTGCGCCCGAGCAGCAGGACATGATCGACGGCGTCACCCAGCGGCTCTCCACCTATCGCGGCGGCATCGAGCGGATCTCGGCGCTGCTCAGCCGCCGTGCCGAGCTGCTTGCCGGCCTGCCGCCGCTGCGCGATGCCTTCGACAAGGCCGTCGCAACCAGCAGCGATGCGGCGCTGGCGGCGGGGCTGTCGGAGGCCCAGAGCCGGGTCGCGACCGCGCTGCTCGCGCACAACACCTCTGCCGTCGAGCAGGCCGCGCAGAGCATGCGCGCGATGGCCATCGCCGATCCGGCTTTGCGCGGCGCCGTCGACAATTACGCCGAGGCGCTCAGCGCGGTCGCGGTGCGCGAGGGCCAGATCGCCGACATCGACAAGGAGGTGCTCGGCGAGGAGGGCCGGCTGATCCAGCGCGTCACCGAGCTGCTGCGCGAGCTCAGCGCCCGCCGCGGCCATGTGCTGTCGCGCGACTTCGCCCGCACGCTGGCCGAGGCGAAATGGCAGAGCATCGTGCTCGGCACCGCGGGCGTGCTGATCGGCCTGTTTGCGGCCGCGCTGGTGGTGCGCCGCACGGTGCGGCCGCTCGCCAAGATCGCGCGCTCGATCCGCAAGGTCTCGGGTGGCGAGAAGGACGCGTTCATCCCGGGCGCCGATCTCGACAACGAGATCGGCGATATCGCGCGCGCCGCCGAGGTATTCCGCCAGGCGCTTGTCGACGCCGACACCGCGCGCGAGGCGGCGCTGCGCGCGCTCGCCGAGCAGCGGCTCGCCGAGGAGAGCTACCGCAAGCTGTTCGAGGCCTCGGTCGAGGGCATCTACGTGACGACGCCGGGCGGCACGCTGCTCAACGCCAACCCGGCGCTGGCGCGGATGATGGGCTACGGCACGCCGCAGGATCTCATGAACGGGATCGATGACATCGCCTCCACCGTCTATGTCGATCCGGCGGCGCGGGAGCAGTATCAGGCGCTGATGCAGCGCGACGGCGTGGTGCGCGACTATGAATACCAGGTGCGATCGCGCGACGGCACCGTGCTCTGGCTGTCCGATTCCGCCACCGTGGTGCGCGACGACGATGGCCGCGAGGTGATCCGCTACGAGGGCACGGTGCGCGACATCACCGACCAGAAGCGCGCCGAGGACGCGATCGCCGAGGGCCGCCGGCTGCTGCAGATGGTCATCGACACGGTGCCCGCCGTCATCAACGTCAAGGACCGCGAGCTGCGTTACGTGCTGATGAACCGCTACATGGCCGGCATCTTCGGCATCGAGCCGCAGGAGGCGATCGGCAAGACCACCGCCGACCTGATGTCGCGCTACGGCGCGGCCAAGACCGACGAGAACGACAAGCGCGTGCTGACGGCGCGCCGCGAACTCGGCTTCTACGAGGAGGAATACCAGGACTCCGCCGGCAACATGCGGCAATGGCTGGTCAACAAGCTGCCGATCCTCGACGGGCAGGGCGAGATCGAGAACATCGTCTCGGTCGCGCTCGACATCGGCGAGCGCAAGCGCTCCGAGCAGGAGATGCGCAAGGCGAAGGACTCCGCCGAGGCCGCGCTGCGCAATTTGCGCGAGACCCAGAACTCGCTGATCGAGGCCGAGAAGCTCGCCGCCCTCGGCCGCCTGGTGGCCGGCGTCGCCCACGAGGTCAACAACCCCGTCGGCATCAGCCTGACGGTGGCCTCCGCGCTCGAGCGCAAGACCGCGCTGTTCGGCGCCCAGATCGAGCGCGGCGACCTGCGCCGCTCCAGCCTCAACGAATTCATCGACACCGCCCGCGATGCGTCATCGCAGCTGGTCGCCAATCTCAACCGCGCCGCCGAGCTGATCCAGTCGTTCAAGCAGGTCGCCGCCGACCGCAACTATTCCGACCAGCGCTCCTTCGATCTCGGCGATCTCACCGAGCAGGTGGTGATGAGTCTGCGTCCCGGCCTGCGCAAGCATAATCTGACGCTCAACGTCGATTGCGAGCCGAGCCTGATCATGAACTCCTATCCGGGGCCGTACGGCCAGGTGCTGACCAATCTGTTCCTCAACGCGGTCGCGCATGCGTTTCCGGACGGCAAGGCCGGCGAGGTCGACATCCAGGTGCGGTCCTCCGGCAAGGACAATGTCGAGGTGCTGTTCTCCGACAATGGCTGCGGCATGAGCCTCGACGTGCGCCGCCGCGCCTTCGACCCGTTCTTCACGACGCGGCGCGACCAGGGCGGCACCGGGCTCGGCCTGCACATCGTCTACAGCATCGTCACCAACCGGCTCGGCGGCCGGCTCAATCTCGATTCCGAACCCGGCCGCGGCACCCGCATCCAGATGATCCTGCCCCGCGTCGCCCCGCTGGAGCAGGCCGCGGAGTAG
- a CDS encoding DMT family transporter, with product MTTNPRQPGMAFELALLLGLATLWGGSYTFIKLGVATIPPITLIAARTAIAGALLLVIMRIRGVAMPADAATWRRFIFQACLNSVIPWTLIAWGERFVDAGLATILNSASPIFTFLLTALVTRHEAASPRKLFGVMSGMAGICLIVGVDAFNDLGTGIVAETAIVVATICYACAAIFSRGFKGLDPMAPAAGSLLAGAAILVPLSLAVERPWTLSPSTSSLLALLALAVFSTAIAFVIYFRLIQTLGSVGTTAQAYLRVPIGVALSVTFLGERLSPTAWIGLACVVIGVAAMTIPPRKTATA from the coding sequence ATGACCACCAATCCGCGCCAGCCCGGCATGGCCTTCGAGCTGGCGCTCTTGCTTGGGCTTGCCACCCTCTGGGGCGGCTCCTACACCTTCATCAAGCTTGGGGTCGCGACCATCCCGCCGATCACGCTGATCGCGGCGCGCACGGCGATCGCTGGCGCTCTGCTGCTCGTCATCATGCGGATCCGCGGCGTGGCAATGCCCGCGGATGCTGCGACCTGGCGCCGCTTCATCTTCCAGGCCTGCCTCAACAGCGTGATTCCGTGGACCCTGATCGCCTGGGGCGAGCGCTTCGTCGATGCCGGGCTTGCCACCATCCTCAACTCGGCCTCGCCGATCTTCACCTTCCTGCTTACCGCGCTGGTGACGCGCCACGAGGCGGCGAGCCCGCGAAAGCTGTTCGGGGTGATGTCAGGCATGGCCGGCATCTGCCTGATCGTCGGCGTCGATGCATTCAACGATCTTGGCACCGGGATCGTGGCCGAAACCGCCATCGTCGTTGCCACGATCTGCTATGCCTGCGCTGCGATCTTCAGCCGCGGCTTCAAGGGGCTCGATCCGATGGCACCGGCGGCCGGTTCGCTGCTCGCAGGCGCCGCGATCCTGGTTCCGCTCAGCCTCGCCGTCGAGCGTCCCTGGACGCTGTCGCCGTCGACAAGCTCGCTGCTCGCGCTGCTGGCGCTGGCCGTGTTCTCGACTGCGATCGCCTTCGTGATCTATTTCCGTCTGATCCAGACCCTGGGCTCGGTCGGCACCACGGCGCAGGCCTATTTGCGGGTGCCGATAGGGGTTGCGCTCAGCGTCACCTTCCTCGGCGAACGGCTGAGCCCGACGGCGTGGATTGGGCTCGCCTGCGTCGTGATCGGCGTCGCCGCCATGACGATCCCGCCGCGCAAAACGGCGACAGCCTAA
- a CDS encoding NUDIX hydrolase, with amino-acid sequence MAEIVAPRLASTVLLLRDGAAASEIEIFMMVRHHQIEFNSGALVFPGGSVDKNDKEIAANPALYSGGEGLDADALGFRIAGIRETFEESGILLARPKGSNDLVAAKRAAEIALAHRAELNEGKITFLKVLTDNGMVLALDALVPYAHWITPEGMPKRFDTWFFLAAAPPEQLGAHDGKESTDSIWLSPREALEGGESGRFKLPFPTTRNLIRLGKQPNVGAALADSKGMSIVAVMPVMTKTATGRQLRIPKEAGYDGEVFEVGALG; translated from the coding sequence ATGGCCGAGATCGTCGCTCCGCGTCTGGCGTCCACGGTGCTGCTGCTGCGCGACGGCGCGGCGGCGTCCGAAATCGAGATCTTCATGATGGTCCGCCATCACCAGATCGAGTTCAACTCGGGCGCGCTGGTGTTTCCCGGCGGTAGCGTCGACAAGAACGACAAGGAGATCGCGGCCAATCCTGCGCTCTATTCGGGCGGCGAGGGGCTCGATGCCGATGCGTTGGGCTTCCGCATCGCCGGCATCCGCGAGACCTTTGAAGAAAGCGGCATCCTGCTGGCGCGGCCGAAAGGATCGAACGATCTGGTCGCTGCGAAGCGTGCCGCCGAGATCGCGCTCGCCCATCGCGCCGAGCTGAACGAAGGCAAGATCACCTTCCTCAAGGTGCTGACCGACAACGGCATGGTGCTCGCGCTCGACGCGCTGGTGCCCTACGCACACTGGATCACGCCGGAGGGCATGCCGAAGCGGTTCGACACCTGGTTCTTCCTGGCCGCCGCGCCGCCCGAACAGCTCGGCGCCCATGACGGCAAGGAATCGACCGACTCGATCTGGCTGTCGCCGCGCGAGGCGCTGGAGGGCGGCGAGAGCGGCCGCTTCAAGCTTCCGTTCCCGACCACGCGCAATCTGATCCGGCTCGGCAAGCAGCCGAATGTCGGCGCCGCGCTCGCCGACAGCAAGGGCATGTCGATCGTCGCCGTGATGCCCGTGATGACCAAGACCGCCACCGGCCGCCAGCTCCGCATTCCCAAGGAAGCCGGCTACGACGGCGAAGTGTTCGAGGTCGGCGCGCTGGGGTAA
- a CDS encoding dihydrodipicolinate synthase family protein translates to MTKLTAQAAGTFAIAPTPFHDDGRIDEASIDRLTDFYTEVGCDGVTVLGILGEAPKLDAAEAEQVALRFVKRARKLQVIVGVSAPGFATMRSLAKKSMDAGAAGVMIAPPPHLRTDDQIIAYFKQAQEAIGDDIPWVLQDYPLTLSVVFTPAVIRKIVMDSPSCVMLKHEDWPGLEKISTLRNFQKDGSLRPLSILVGNGGLFLDFEMERGADGAMTGYAFPELLIDVVNLSKAGKRDAAHDLFDAHLPLIRYEQQPGVGLTVRKYVLQKRGIISSSAQRKPGAVITPQARAEVDYLLSRVARVDRRANLQPQSSAAG, encoded by the coding sequence ATGACAAAACTCACCGCCCAGGCCGCCGGCACCTTCGCCATTGCGCCGACCCCGTTCCACGACGACGGCCGCATCGACGAGGCCTCGATCGATCGTCTCACCGATTTCTACACCGAGGTCGGCTGCGACGGCGTCACCGTGCTGGGTATCCTGGGCGAGGCGCCGAAGCTCGATGCTGCCGAGGCCGAGCAGGTGGCGCTGCGCTTCGTCAAGCGCGCCAGGAAGCTGCAGGTGATCGTCGGCGTCTCGGCGCCGGGCTTTGCGACCATGCGCTCGCTGGCGAAGAAGTCGATGGATGCGGGCGCCGCCGGCGTCATGATCGCGCCGCCGCCGCACCTACGCACTGACGACCAGATCATCGCCTATTTCAAGCAGGCGCAGGAAGCCATCGGCGACGATATTCCCTGGGTGCTGCAGGATTATCCGCTGACGCTGTCAGTCGTGTTCACGCCTGCCGTGATCCGCAAGATCGTGATGGACTCACCGTCCTGCGTGATGCTCAAGCACGAGGACTGGCCGGGCTTGGAGAAGATCTCGACCCTGCGCAACTTCCAGAAGGACGGCTCGCTGCGGCCGCTGTCGATCCTGGTCGGCAATGGCGGCCTGTTCCTCGACTTCGAGATGGAGCGCGGCGCCGACGGTGCGATGACCGGCTACGCTTTCCCGGAACTCCTGATCGACGTCGTCAATTTGTCGAAGGCCGGCAAGCGCGATGCCGCGCACGACCTGTTCGACGCTCATCTGCCGCTGATCCGTTACGAGCAGCAGCCCGGCGTCGGGCTGACCGTGCGCAAATACGTGCTGCAGAAGCGCGGCATCATCTCCTCCAGCGCGCAGCGCAAGCCGGGCGCGGTGATCACGCCGCAGGCGAGGGCGGAGGTCGACTATCTCCTGTCGCGGGTGGCGCGGGTCGATCGCCGCGCCAATCTGCAACCGCAGTCCAGCGCGGCGGGTTAG